TTTGGGACTGATTGGGAAAAAATGTTACCCTTCGGGTTACCCCACCCGCCTTTCAGATCATAATTTTGTGAATTTGTGAAGTTTAGTTTTACAACTGGATTGTCGCTAGTAAACCATTTAAAACCCTTTGCAGGTTTAACAATTGTCCATTTATGATTAAGCAAAACTTTAAACGTATTCTCAAGCAAATGCCTGATTGAGAAAAGCCACGTGCCTCGGCCTATATATGTTTCTGCTTTTATAGTTACTTCTTTCTCACCTGAAGAAGATTCCGTTGTCACTCTCAGCGGCAAGAGAGAAGCTGTTTGATTAGTTACTTTAAGGTTAGCACCATCAATTTTTTCATCACATTCAAGTTTTTCTTTCAGCACTTGTAATGTGTTTTCTAATGCTTCCTGTAGTGATTCCCTGCTACGTTTCAAATGTTCATATAACCTTGCAGGAGTTCTAACATCTTGTGCAGCAAGAAATTTTATCAATACTTGCCAATCATTAACAGTCAGCCTCTGGTTTGATACAACTTTCTCAAGAGCTCTGTTGGCAGGGGTTTCATACTCGCTGTCTAACCACCTTTCAAATTCGTCTGATTCTTCCCCTGATACCATACGGGTATACAAGTGTTTATGGTAAGCAATTGCAGCAACAGAGCATTTCTTCCATACAGGAACGGTGTCATGACTAACAAGTGTACGATAAAGACAAATCTGATGATTAGAATCTGCTCATCTTTTTAAATAACACTCTGGCACAAAATGATTTTTTATATGCAATTCACTCATATGGTTTATCATGCCTAACAAGTTAATAGTTCGTTTCTTTACATCTCATTTGAAATGTCACCGATTATAAGCTTCCCTACCGGATGATTTTGTCTTACACGATTAAGTGTACCATAAAAACACATATTATTAAGAAAAAACTTGATATTACACATGATCAAGTTACTGAAGACGCTTTTAGATAAATTCTACGATTTTACATATAGGTTTTGGATATTGATCCAATCATTCTATGGAACTTGGCCGGGAATATTCATATTTTTAAAATTTTGAAAGCAACCAAAAGAATGCTTTCTATTGACTGTTCGTTATCATATGGTGGAGGCGCGTGGAAACACTAGGCCTACTTAAAGCATTGCAAATGCTACATTGTCAAATCCAAATTCATCAGTTTATGGATACTTTTAGGTGCTGACGATTTTTTGACATACCCTAAATGTTTTTATCTTTAGGGTTGAGATTATGGAGAATGCTATGGTGAATTATTAGTAACATTATGGATAAAGATTGTCTTGAGAAAATTCAGACGTCTAAGAAAACCAATACCTAAAATATTATTACTCCTCCTTGGATTTCCAATCTCTTGATAATTTCAGTGCTTTTCCTATCAAGCTGACTGTTATTCGTTTACTCACTAAGCTTCTCATTCGCAGAATTTCTTCACCATTTGCTTTTGTAGCAGGAAGGTTAAACCACATGTACGCCAGGGGTATTTTGCGCACAAGCATTACCTTGTTCAGCGGCCTTCTGATACCAACAGTTCTGGCAGCTTCATTCAATATTCTGTAAGCCTGTACCCTTGTGATAGCTCCATTTCCTTTCTTGGACTGGAACAGTGGCAATTCACTTTCAGTTTCAACATTCTCCATGTATTCCTGAATGGCCTTCCTAGCATTTTTACCAATGGGAAAGTCTTTCGATTTACCTGTTTTCTTTTCACGCATGCTGATACGATCCCTTACATTGCCTCTGTCATCAATCACATCAGATACCTTCAGCGCAAGCAGATCAGACACTCTCAGTCCCGAATTGATACCAAGCACGAATAACACAAGTAATCTCTCGCTTTATGGTTCTTGAGAATCTTCTTTATGCGTTCTATGACCTTTCGATCCCTTATAGGCTGTACAAATTCTATCTATGGCACCTCCTGCGAAATGTAATGCGAATAGTAATTATTTCAGTTGTGTTACTTTAAGAATCATACGCTTGCTGTTATCAAGACAAGAATATGCCACAAACCTATGAAATCACTGAGCTTGTGGCATATTTGAAAATGCAACAAAACTAGATTGTGTTACCTGAACCTCCAACCTCTTCCTTGCATCCTCTTTCACTGTGACTTAATATTCTTGTGGACGCAGTTTTGAAGTAGTTTTCTTAATAGGAAGGTGATCGCTTGATGAGGAAATTATTCTGTATTATGTTTCTTGTCCTCTTATGTTCCATCCCTGCTCATGCCAATGTATCTGATGCGCAAGATTATTTATATCAAGCTGCTAGTGCCGCTCAGGAAGCCTGCTCTTATGCAAGAAAAGCTTATTATTACGCATCTGACCTTGAAGAAATCCAATATTATTCTCGAAAAGCTATGCGAGCTGCTGAAGAATCAGAATCTTATTGTGGCTTGGCTATCGATGAACTTTACGGTGCTAACATGGATGATGCGATTATGCATACTGAAGACGCAGCATCATATGCTTATTCCGCATATCGATATTCAAGACAAGCCTATCAGTCTTCGGAATATGATGATGCACAATATTATGCCCGAAAAGCTATGAACGAGGCATCTTATGCTGAAAGCTCTGCTTGTGATGCCGCCAGTGAATGCGAATGATTATTATTAGGATTTTCTCTCGCTTTTAATCAATTCCGGACCATCTGGAAAGAAGAAGGATCCAGCAGACTTCCAACACTGCCGGATCCTATGTCTTTTCAATCAACATTTACTCCCCCTCTTCCATTTCCTTGCATATTCTCTCACTGTGACTTAATATTTTAATGGACTCCAGGGGTATTACCTTCCACCAACCCGTCCCAGTCTTCCTGACATCCCACATTCAAGCATATTCACCGGACTCGCCTTGGCATGCTGTTTCTGTATATCTTCCTGGGTCAACGCCAGATATCTCTTCGTCATATCCAGTGTACAGTGGCCCATTAACCGTTGAAGTACAAATACGTTTCCACCGTTACGAAGAAAGTTAAGAGTGAAAGAGTGTCTTAGATCGTAAGGCTGTACCTTGAAACCAATTTGCTTTGAGTACATGTTCATACGCTGCGACCATGTCTCCGTCTTCATGAACCCAGCTTCCCATGTGCAGAAGATAGGTACTTCGTCGTCCCATTGCTCGGGTCTGGCGGTTACGGGCTCTTACATATACTTCCAGGGCATCCAGGTTTATAACTCCTTGCAGTAATGAAAGACATCTTATTCCAGTGTCGAGAGTAAGAAGTATAACTGCATGGCCCCGCAGTTCGTGGATCTGGCTGCTTGAGCAGGCTTTGCAATATATGGATCGGTATATTGACGATGCGTGGTTCTTCTCTGCGCCTTGTAAGTCTATTTGTGGGGTTGGACCGCAGGAAGTCTTCCATGATGCACCAATCGAAGAAGTGTCTAAGGTAGACAAGACGGAGGTTGTAGGTTTCGGGCATTACGGGTCTTGATAGATAGGAAAGCAATGAAGGTTTGAGTTTATCATTACTCCAGGCATCCGGATAGGCAGTAAAGAAGGCTGTGATGTGACAGTCGTAATCGTAGATAGTTCTATCTGAAAGGCCCTGAGCACGCATGAATGACAGGAACTGGCTCATTGCTTCGGTCCAGGTGGAAGATACCTGTTGTGGCTTTGATTTAAGTGATTTGAGGCGCGGCATGGATGAACACTCCTTTCATAAATATTGAAGAGAAGGTGATATGTTGGTTAAGGAAAAAGAATTCGAAGAAAAAAACGTTTCATATTACTCCGTACTGTTACATGCTTGGATTGATTCGAATATGGAATATGACAAGACCTTGATCAGTCTTTCTTCATTAGGAATAGCTTTATTAGTAACAATACTGTCTACTATCAAGCCCAGTTCTTGGTGGATACTTGCTTCTTGTGTTATCTCTTTCTTCGGCTTTGGAGCGTGTATCTGGATTTGTCTCACCATATATTTAAAAAATACTGATCATATCGAAAATCTATTGCACGATAACCAAGACCCGAGATTAAGCTTAAAGCTTGTACAGTATGACAAGAGATCTAAAATGTCGTTCGTTTTGGGAGTTATTGGTTTTTGTTTGGCCGGAATAATTTCGGCTTTAAAGTAAATTATCTAGGGAGGTATGACTCTTGAGTGACAATTCGAATACAAGGAATAGCAACAACCCAAAAGTGGAAAGAAAAAGCCTTGCCGGACTTGAAAATCTGAGGCCAGAGAATTGCACGAGCAATAATACAGGCAATACTTCTCAAGATTCTTCTTCAAGTTCCAATCAGAACAGTAGTGAAAATGAATAGCAATGAAAATCTGATCATATGCATTTCCTTTTTTTGCCTGGAAAAAGATATTCATTAAGACCTGGATTTGAGAGATTTGCGACGAAGCATAGATGATCACTCCTTTCTTTGCTCTTGGATTATCAATTAAGGATGGTGATACATATGCAAGAGGATTTTCACTTTTACACGACCTATGTCTTATGCAGATGCAATGGCTTACCTCATGACAAGGCAAAGATAATAGCTTATTCATCGCAACAGGTTGACGATGCAAAATACGGACATGAACTGGAATTCAAGGAAGGTGGGCGTTTTCAACAACAGATGACAGCTCACAAATATGTTCATCCCAATATTCTCAACCTCAAAACCCAGTATGAGATATACGGAACCTTCCATTTCATTCCAGGCAACAGGCAGGATAGAAGGAATCCTGATGGAAGTGTTCCATTCAGGCATAGAATGCTCTGCACTGCAAATAGCGAAGTATCGCAAGAGGTCTTCGAGCATGTGTACCAGCAAAAGAAAGAACCAGATTTCTTACACTCACTGGGAATAGCTTTACATGCCTATGCTGACACCTGGGCTCACCAGGACTTTTCTGCGTTGTTCAAGTTCGAAAAAGGAAACAAGATGAATGATGCAAATCATGTCAAAGTCTGGAATAAAACAGATCAGTGTTTCGTCCCATATGAACCTGGAGAGACTACATTTGATCAAGTATGTGGAAGAATGCAACGACTCAAAAATTACCTGCTGAATAAATTCGAACTGATGAAGATGGGTCATTGTCAAGTTTATACATTACCTGATGAACCTCATCGGAAGTGGAAATATTATCATCGCTATTCCTATCAGCATCTTGAACGAGATAATGTGGGAATCTATCTTGAGGCAAGCAACGCTATTTACGGACAGTTACAAGACCTGTTTTCAAGGCAAGGACTAAGACATCACATAACAAAACCCATTATTGACTGGAAGGATATCAAGGAGCCATTACACGAGTGCTTTTCATATGAGGGTACCCTTGAAAAGAGAAACAATAATTGGATAAAGGCTATCGAGACTGGAGAATTCGGATTCACTATACTTAATAGACCGTTAGATTCATTAGAGTATGATAGAAAAGAATGGTTCGATGCAGCCGTTGAAATTGAACCTAAAAAGTCTCGCCTTTTTGACAAGAAGAGATTTAATTGCTTTTTGCTTTACGGTAGACCTTATCACCCCAGCTTAAAGGAAACCTACTCAAGAAAAGATGGTTTTCTCTCTTCAGACTGGAAATTATTCCATGATGCTGCCAGGAAATACAAAGATTTCTTTATTCATAAACTGTTACAAAAGTATGGGATGATCTGTGGGTAGGGATGGTTTAAGTAATACGATCTTTCCAGGAAGTGTTATCTGCAGATGGCTTTTCAACTGACAACTTAGGAAATACGAAATGCCTCCAGCCTATCGATAGGTTGGAGCCACTTTTTCATGTGCGCCTAGCATGGGCGCACATGAAAAAAGCCAAGCCCGGAATAGACTTGGCTGTATTAAAATGCAGCAAATTTATCGTATTTCTTCTGGATCACTTTTAGAGGAGCAGGTCACATAGTTGAAGGGCGTTTATCCTCTTAAACGGTGTAGCTATAATGTGAAGAAGTTTCATAGTCATAAATAGAAATGGAATTTTCATTCACGTTACCACTAAAGCGGCTACCGGTATGGTAGTCATAACCGCTAAATTGAATGCCCTTCATATTTAATTAAATATGTGCACCATTGCCATAATCGTATAAACTATTCGGAGATCCTGACATGTGACAACCTCTATCATAACCGTAAATACTAACATTATTAGTTTCAACATTGCCACTTATATTGATGTGTTTGGATTGAAAATAGTCATATACCGATGCGCCAATAGAACTACATCAAATGAAACAACATCAACATCCACATCCACATCCACATCCAAAAACACAAGACCTAAATGGAGGCCTTGTGATAGCAAAGAAATAGCGTATGAATTCGCAAAAGATTTTGTAAGATATAATCTTATTGCCCCACGGACAGCTAAGTTTGCCAGAATTTCAAGCCTTAAAGCTGAGCGTGTCGATGTGAAGACATGGAAGCTCTATTCTTATGTTGACAGTCAGAATTCTTTTGGGGCCATGATACGAACACATTATTACATCAAAATCATGTGGTTGGGCGGCGATAGTTGGAAAGTTTTAGACAGCAAATTTAAATAATTGAAGATGATCACCAGTGTTCATTTGTGATATCGCAGTCATAGATCTTAAACCACAAACTGTAAACGCATATTGCCTGTTCCAGTGTATGTATATACTTAAATTAACAAAAACTTAACCGTTGCAACTTTTAGAATACTACCGAGCACTCAACACCTAAACGAAAGCAATCAGACATGTTTGCGTTAAAACATTTTTTAATGCGTAGGCAATATTTGCACAAATGAATAATGTTGGGCTCCCGACCCAAGCATGAATTCCTATGGTACTTTTGTTGTTGCGAAAATTTTCGATCTAATTCACGAGAAGGGCACGTTAAAAGTATTAGCTCCGCGGTTGCAAGAGGCAAAACTCGACAGGTCTTACATCATATCGGTAGCCATTAAGTAAAGGACTGTAACTGTAGGGATTTCCAATAGATTCGTTTTAGAAATGAAATGGTGCGAGAGAGGGGACTCGAACCCCTACGGCCGAAACCACTGGATCCTAAGTCCAGCGCGTATACCAATTCCGCCACTCTCGCACATATTGAAAGGTCGTATCCTTGATGTTCAGTGCGTTATCATAGCATCATCTTTTTCTATTGGCAACATTAGCGTTAGAAACTCATAGCCCTTTCTTTTGATGTCTCTTATGCAAGCAGTGAAGTGTGTTCTGAACAAGTTCTTTATCAGCTATAATCATAACGTTCAAAGTTAAGTTTGAGAAAGGAGGAGCCTTATTGCGTTTTTCCTTAAAAGCCCTGCTTTTTACAATATTTGTGCTTGCTCTTGTCTTCTCTATTCCGTGGATATGGATAAACATAGAGTACCTTGCTATAAAAACGGTGGAAGGGGAAATTGCTGTTCTTCCTACTCTTCTCAGATTAGCCAGGATGGGCTGGAAAATCTTTCTTGACTATGTGCCCTATATTTTCACTCTCTACATTATTACCGCAGCGGGAGTTATTTTTATGGAAGAGAAGAACCCTGATCGCACAATAGCCTGGCTTTTGGCCTTGATACTTGTTCCTGTGATAGGGTTTTTGTTTTACTTTCTTTTAGGGCCGGATCCCAAGCGGAGAGCCATTTTTAAACGGTATAAGAAAAAACGTTTTTACCGTTCTATCCATAGAGAAACGTTTTTACCACCGTTGGATGTGGAAAACGAAGAAATACCCTCACGCCTTGTTTCTCTTCTAGAATTAACATCTCACGGTCGGCTCACCTACCACAATATAGTAGACATGCTATTAAATGGTGATGAGGTTTTTCCAGCAATTCGTGAAGCTTTAGAAGAGGCCAAGCGATACATACACTTGGAATACTTTTCTATATCAAATGACGAAACAGGGTCTGCTCTCTTTGAAATCCTTCGAAAGAAGGCAAGGGAAGGGGTTAAGATACGGGTTATATATGATAGCGTCGGAAGCTGGCGGTTGGGACGCCGTTTTGTGAAGGAACTGAGGCAGCAGGGAATTGACGCCGAGCCATTTTTGCCTGTTTCGTTTCCCATGATCCGTCGAGATTTAAATTTTCGCAACCACAGAAAAATAGTTGTGGTCGACGGAAAAGTCGCTTTTACCGGAGGCCTGAATATAGGCGATACCTATCGTGGCCTTGACCCCCGTATGGGTTTTTGGCGGGATACCCATATTCGCATCCAAGGTGAAGCCGTAGCCTGTGTTCATGAGATTTTTTTAAACGACTGGTTTTTTTGTACCGGGCATAGTCTGCCTGAAACAGAAACATTCTGGGATAGCAATGCCCTGCCTGATGTTGTTTTACCTCTTCAAATTGCCGCGAGCGGTCCAGATTCCGACTGGCGCTCAATATTGCAAGGGTACTTTTTCCTTATTACTGCGGCCCGTAAAAGAGTCTGGATAACCACACCTTACCTGGTCCCGGATGATAGCTTGAAAATGGCATTGGTAACAGCAGCGTTAAGCGGTGTTGATGTGCGTATTATTCTCCCCTCCCGTCCTGATCATAAAGTGGTTTTTTGGGCAACCCGATCAAATATTGATGACATGCTTCGCGCCGGAGTGAGAATATATACCTACGCAAACGGATTTATTCACTCGAAGATCGTTATGGTAGATGGGAAATGGGTTTCTGTAGGAACCACTAACCTGGATAACCGTAGTTTAGATATCAATTTTGAGATTCAGGCGTTCATATATAGTCGTTCTAAAACTAAGGATTTTGAAATACAATTTCTAGAAGACCTCAAAGAATGCGTAGAGCTTGATTTGCGCACTCATTCTCAGCGCCCCGTTTATGATAAGGTGCGAGAGTCTCTTGGGAGGCTTTGGTCGGCTCTGTTGTAAAGGAGTATGAGTTTTTTGACAAGAATCAAAAGGTCAGAGGGTGGCGTTATAGCTGCCTATATAGCTCTGTATGCTGCCCTTTCTTACTTTTTATATTTTTACTTCCAGCTAAAAAATATGCCGCCCTTTTCCTGGGAAAGCGTTGTTTTGGCATGGGGTTGCGGAACTGTGTTGATATTAGTCTCTGTCATTCCAGCCCGCTGGTCTTCTCCCCTACTCTGTGAAATACATACGCTTCTGGCATGGATGGGAGTAACAGGCATCGCTTTTGGCTTTTACTTTATTTTTGCATCAATTGTTTTTGACGCCATTCTCTACTTTTTGCCCACGATGCATTTCCCCTTTTCCCCTTTCGGCGAGTTATGGATAGCCGCAGGCGTGGCTTTAATCCTCTGCTTTTACGGTTACAGAGAGAGCATGAAAGTTCGTATCATCCGTGTTCAACTAGAAACAGACAAGCTGCCTGATGACATTAGTAATTTTAGGATTTTACAGATATCCGACCTGCATCTTGGCATATTAATCAATAAGAAAATGTTGCGACAGATCATGAAACAGATTCAAGAAGAAAATCCAGATGTCATTGTTTCGACTGGGGATCTTTTAGATGGCGAAATTGAAGATGTAGAAACAATTTCTCAAATGATGCTTCACTACAATCCGCCTTATGGGAAATATGCAGTAACTGGAAATCATGAATTTTATGCAGGGATAGAACATGCACTGGATTTCACTGGGAGAGCGGGGTTTCAGGTGCTGCGGGGCTCCGTCGTGAATATTGGTCCTATTAGCATAGCCGGAGTAGATGATCCAGGCGGACATTTTATTCTGGGGCAACCGGAAGTGGACGAAAGCCAGCTATTGAGAGACTCGCATCAGACGCCAACATTTACTTTACTCTTAAAACACAGGCCCCTTATTCATCGCGATGCCGTTGGGAAGTTTGATTTGCAGCTTTCCGGACATGTGCATCGGGGACAACTCTTCCCTTTTATGGTATTTACATGGCTTTTTTATAAGCATACTGCGGGACTTATGGATTTGGGAAAGGGCTCATGGCTCTATGTAAGCCGCGGCACCGGTACATGGGGGCCGCCTGTGCGAATCTTTGCTTTTCCTGAGTTGACCGTAATCGACCTGGTTTCAAGGCATGAAATGGTGGACCGTATATAGTATAAGCAGCTATTAACATGTTTTATCTAACTTGTCTTGACTTCTACGAGATTTATAAGTAACCTGTATTTAATATTAACTACGTCGGCGTAAGATATGGTTATATGGCTTTCCGCAAAGAAGCCTGAAACACATACGATTTGCAGTTAATGATGATAACAACCCACCGAAAGTTCTCACATAGTTAAAAGATATGATCCTACTACTTTGTATGCTATTATTTCAACATTCTGCACTTACGCGTTTTGCAAACGTATTTTTAATATAAAAAATTGACCCTCTTATTCCGAACGTAAAATTAGATCATGGAAATATTTATCAAAATAAGTCATTGTGAGGAGTCTCGCAGTTAATGCGCTTTTATTACAAGAGGGGGTTATTTAGATAACCAGTTTTTCTGCCATAGATTTTGAAGCAGCAAATGAGAAAAGATGCAGCCCATCTATTCTTGGGATAACTATTGTTGAAAATGGTGAAATTACAGAAACGAAATCGTGGCTCATAAAACCACCTAAAGATTATTATTACTTTACCCCTTTCAACAATATGAGCGTGAAGAAGTTGGCCTACTATTCCCCTACCTTAAATAAGGGTTATCCAATAAGGTGTAATGAGAACTTGACAAATATAAAGAGGTACACCATAATTTACTTAACTTATAGGTTAATAAAATGATATTAGAGATCATCGTTAAAGGAAATTTCACTGTTTGTGGAATTGTTATGCCTAATAATGATGATCTTGATTGTACTTTTTTCTTTTCTGAAGAATGGATGCCTCCTAATTCTAGGTGGGAAAGAAGCAGAATTAAATTAATGAGACAAATCGACCTTGCTGCAAAAGATCCAAAGCTTGTAACGATATGTTGCCACTCCATTGCTCCTGAAATTTGGCAATTTAAGAGTGGCCCATATAGAATTCCCTGGTTTTACGATGAGGGAAAGTTAATTATCTGTTCCCATGTCTTCGTAAAAAAGCAGAAAAAAACTCCAAAAGCTGAAAGGGATAGGGCAATAAAAGCTAGGGAGGATTACTTAAAAGCAAAAGAATCTGGGGCCATAGTGTTTAAATGAGGTGATTAAACATGGAATACGGAAGAAGGTTTAAGAAAGCCTTCGAGAAGGCTAGAAAATCAGTTGACTATTGGATGGAAGATTTAAGACTCGATTTCTTGAATTCTCTTATTGCAACGATTGAAGCAAAAGGGATTTCACAAAAGGAGTTAGGAAAGCGTTTGGGGAAATCGGAAGCATATATCAGTAAAGTTATTAATTCCAATTCTTCAAATTTTACATTGAAAACTATGATACAACTTTGTCTTGCCCTTGATTCCAAGATTTCCTTAAAAATTGAAGACATCGAACCTGTATCAGATTTTAATTGGCAAGGATTAACAAACGCACATGAAGTCGTTCCCGTGTTATGGGGAAGCAGTGATGAGACCGTTCTTGTGCCATTAATGAAAAATCATGGGGAGAAATTTTATGAACATAATGAATGTCCCGGTGCCGCTTGAAATCGATCATTATTTTTTCCCAGAGATAGTATTTAAGGCTTTTCCGCCAGGAAAGAAAAAGAAAAAAGTAGTCCCTGACTGTAATGTAAATTATTCTCATACGCCTCTTGATAATTCTGGAACATTTCAGGTTTTTCTTCGAGTTATATCGAATGAAGATGAAAAGTCAGAGCACTACTATTATAAATTCAGTATAGCAGCTGTAGGCATCTTCAAATGGAGCAATGGATTTCCTCCTGGTGAAAAAGAAAGGAAAGCCTTTGAAGAAAGGTT
This region of Aminobacterium colombiense DSM 12261 genomic DNA includes:
- a CDS encoding DUF4238 domain-containing protein: MCLYRTLVSHDTVPVWKKCSVAAIAYHKHLYTRMVSGEESDEFERWLDSEYETPANRALEKVVSNQRLTVNDWQVLIKFLAAQDVRTPARLYEHLKRSRESLQEALENTLQVLKEKLECDEKIDGANLKVTNQTASLLPLRVTTESSSGEKEVTIKAETYIGRGTWLFSIRHLLENTFKVLLNHKWTIVKPAKGFKWFTSDNPVVKLNFTNSQNYDLKGGWGNPKGNIFSQSVPNMQCLSR
- a CDS encoding tyrosine-type recombinase/integrase, with the translated sequence MLFVLGINSGLRVSDLLALKVSDVIDDRGNVRDRISMREKKTGKSKDFPIGKNARKAIQEYMENVETESELPLFQSKKGNGAITRVQAYRILNEAARTVGIRRPLNKVMLVRKIPLAYMWFNLPATKANGEEILRMRSLVSKRITVSLIGKALKLSRDWKSKEE
- a CDS encoding site-specific integrase gives rise to the protein MFCTWEAGFMKTETWSQRMNMYSKQIGFKVQPYDLRHSFTLNFLRNGGNVFVLQRLMGHCTLDMTKRYLALTQEDIQKQHAKASPVNMLECGMSGRLGRVGGR
- a CDS encoding DUF6765 family protein, with protein sequence MQEDFHFYTTYVLCRCNGLPHDKAKIIAYSSQQVDDAKYGHELEFKEGGRFQQQMTAHKYVHPNILNLKTQYEIYGTFHFIPGNRQDRRNPDGSVPFRHRMLCTANSEVSQEVFEHVYQQKKEPDFLHSLGIALHAYADTWAHQDFSALFKFEKGNKMNDANHVKVWNKTDQCFVPYEPGETTFDQVCGRMQRLKNYLLNKFELMKMGHCQVYTLPDEPHRKWKYYHRYSYQHLERDNVGIYLEASNAIYGQLQDLFSRQGLRHHITKPIIDWKDIKEPLHECFSYEGTLEKRNNNWIKAIETGEFGFTILNRPLDSLEYDRKEWFDAAVEIEPKKSRLFDKKRFNCFLLYGRPYHPSLKETYSRKDGFLSSDWKLFHDAARKYKDFFIHKLLQKYGMICG
- the cls gene encoding cardiolipin synthase, with the translated sequence MRFSLKALLFTIFVLALVFSIPWIWINIEYLAIKTVEGEIAVLPTLLRLARMGWKIFLDYVPYIFTLYIITAAGVIFMEEKNPDRTIAWLLALILVPVIGFLFYFLLGPDPKRRAIFKRYKKKRFYRSIHRETFLPPLDVENEEIPSRLVSLLELTSHGRLTYHNIVDMLLNGDEVFPAIREALEEAKRYIHLEYFSISNDETGSALFEILRKKAREGVKIRVIYDSVGSWRLGRRFVKELRQQGIDAEPFLPVSFPMIRRDLNFRNHRKIVVVDGKVAFTGGLNIGDTYRGLDPRMGFWRDTHIRIQGEAVACVHEIFLNDWFFCTGHSLPETETFWDSNALPDVVLPLQIAASGPDSDWRSILQGYFFLITAARKRVWITTPYLVPDDSLKMALVTAALSGVDVRIILPSRPDHKVVFWATRSNIDDMLRAGVRIYTYANGFIHSKIVMVDGKWVSVGTTNLDNRSLDINFEIQAFIYSRSKTKDFEIQFLEDLKECVELDLRTHSQRPVYDKVRESLGRLWSALL
- a CDS encoding metallophosphoesterase, with the protein product MTRIKRSEGGVIAAYIALYAALSYFLYFYFQLKNMPPFSWESVVLAWGCGTVLILVSVIPARWSSPLLCEIHTLLAWMGVTGIAFGFYFIFASIVFDAILYFLPTMHFPFSPFGELWIAAGVALILCFYGYRESMKVRIIRVQLETDKLPDDISNFRILQISDLHLGILINKKMLRQIMKQIQEENPDVIVSTGDLLDGEIEDVETISQMMLHYNPPYGKYAVTGNHEFYAGIEHALDFTGRAGFQVLRGSVVNIGPISIAGVDDPGGHFILGQPEVDESQLLRDSHQTPTFTLLLKHRPLIHRDAVGKFDLQLSGHVHRGQLFPFMVFTWLFYKHTAGLMDLGKGSWLYVSRGTGTWGPPVRIFAFPELTVIDLVSRHEMVDRI
- a CDS encoding type II toxin-antitoxin system RelE/ParE family toxin, with product MILEIIVKGNFTVCGIVMPNNDDLDCTFFFSEEWMPPNSRWERSRIKLMRQIDLAAKDPKLVTICCHSIAPEIWQFKSGPYRIPWFYDEGKLIICSHVFVKKQKKTPKAERDRAIKAREDYLKAKESGAIVFK
- a CDS encoding helix-turn-helix domain-containing protein; this encodes MEYGRRFKKAFEKARKSVDYWMEDLRLDFLNSLIATIEAKGISQKELGKRLGKSEAYISKVINSNSSNFTLKTMIQLCLALDSKISLKIEDIEPVSDFNWQGLTNAHEVVPVLWGSSDETVLVPLMKNHGEKFYEHNECPGAA
- a CDS encoding protein-export chaperone SecB, translating into MNIMNVPVPLEIDHYFFPEIVFKAFPPGKKKKKVVPDCNVNYSHTPLDNSGTFQVFLRVISNEDEKSEHYYYKFSIAAVGIFKWSNGFPPGEKERKAFEERLVITGLSILYSGVRNMLQTITGIGPYSPPYILKPISFVPGTEEGSLTPESPNE